One genomic segment of Aquamicrobium lusatiense includes these proteins:
- the aat gene encoding leucyl/phenylalanyl-tRNA--protein transferase, with translation MIRPFAPGFRIPTDLLLKAYASGVFPMAESETDPEVFWVRPEIRGIIPLDAFHVPRSLAKTLRHNPFDIRFDTDFEGVIDACAEKRDERPSTWINGPIREAYVQLHYMGHCHSVEAWREGRLVGGLYGVSLGRVFFGESMFSKETDASKACLVALVERLRQQGYSLLDTQFTTEHLKRFGAIDVPRAQYEQLLAEALVGTASFTPSSSG, from the coding sequence ATGATCCGCCCCTTCGCACCCGGCTTCCGCATCCCCACCGATCTCCTTTTGAAGGCCTATGCCTCCGGCGTCTTTCCCATGGCGGAAAGCGAAACGGATCCGGAAGTGTTCTGGGTGCGGCCGGAAATTCGCGGCATCATTCCGCTGGATGCCTTCCACGTACCCAGAAGCCTTGCCAAGACGCTGCGGCACAATCCGTTCGACATCAGGTTCGACACGGATTTCGAGGGCGTGATCGACGCCTGCGCGGAAAAGCGCGACGAGCGCCCTTCCACATGGATCAACGGCCCCATCCGGGAAGCCTATGTGCAGCTTCACTACATGGGCCATTGCCATTCTGTCGAGGCCTGGCGCGAAGGCCGCCTTGTCGGCGGGCTCTATGGTGTTTCGTTGGGACGCGTCTTCTTCGGAGAAAGCATGTTCTCGAAAGAAACCGACGCCTCCAAGGCCTGTCTGGTGGCGCTGGTGGAACGCTTGCGGCAACAGGGCTACAGCCTGCTCGACACCCAGTTCACCACGGAGCATCTCAAGCGCTTCGGCGCCATAGACGTGCCCCGTGCGCAGTATGAGCAGCTTCTGGCCGAGGCCCTTGTCGGCACGGCAAGCTTCACCCCTTCCAGCAGCGGTTGA
- a CDS encoding DNA polymerase IV, translating to MRTAVNDPEHGFCRDCLTLQPAAVRRCAHCGSPRLVRHPELYGLHLAHIDCDAFYAAVEKRDNPALKDKPVIIGGGKRGVVSTACYIARINGVRSAMPMFKALEACPEATVIKPDMEKYARVGREVRAMMQDLTPLVEPISIDEAFLDLSGTERMHAMPPALVLARFAQRLEKEIGITASVGLSYCKFLAKVASDFRKPRGFSVIGEAEAVSFLAGQPVTLIWGVGKAFAATLERGGIRSIGQLQKMEQSELMRRYGSMGNRLFRLSRGQDERVVHADRDSKSVSAETTFDTDFGELDDLVPVLRALSEKVSARLKKANLAGRTVVLKLKSKDFRTRTRNRQLGDPTRLADRIFATGLELMRREIDGTKYRLLGIGVSDLCDAEKADPPDLVDTRSHKRALAEGAIDVLRNKFGNGAVETGYTFGRGHRGKPTRPGEEDEPEVRHPWERI from the coding sequence ATGCGCACCGCCGTCAATGATCCCGAACACGGCTTCTGCCGTGACTGCCTGACACTGCAGCCGGCAGCGGTGCGACGCTGCGCGCATTGCGGCAGCCCGCGGCTCGTGCGCCATCCCGAGCTCTACGGGCTGCATCTGGCCCATATCGATTGCGACGCATTCTATGCGGCGGTGGAAAAGCGCGACAATCCGGCGCTGAAGGACAAGCCCGTCATCATCGGTGGCGGCAAGCGCGGTGTGGTCTCGACCGCCTGCTACATTGCGCGCATCAACGGCGTGCGCTCGGCCATGCCAATGTTCAAGGCGCTGGAAGCCTGCCCGGAAGCGACCGTCATCAAGCCCGACATGGAGAAATATGCCCGCGTCGGGCGCGAGGTGCGTGCCATGATGCAGGACCTGACACCGCTGGTCGAACCGATCTCGATCGACGAGGCCTTTCTCGATCTGAGCGGAACGGAACGCATGCACGCCATGCCGCCGGCACTGGTGCTGGCGCGCTTTGCCCAAAGGCTGGAAAAGGAAATCGGCATCACCGCCTCGGTTGGCCTGTCCTACTGCAAGTTTCTTGCCAAGGTCGCGTCCGATTTCCGTAAACCCCGCGGCTTTTCCGTGATCGGGGAAGCGGAAGCGGTCAGTTTTCTTGCCGGGCAACCTGTGACGCTGATCTGGGGCGTCGGCAAGGCTTTTGCTGCCACACTGGAACGCGGCGGCATCCGCTCCATAGGCCAGTTGCAGAAGATGGAGCAGAGCGAACTGATGCGCCGTTACGGCAGCATGGGCAACCGGCTGTTCAGGCTGTCACGTGGTCAGGACGAACGCGTCGTCCACGCCGACCGCGACTCCAAGAGCGTATCGGCCGAAACCACTTTCGACACGGATTTTGGAGAACTGGACGATCTCGTTCCGGTGCTGCGCGCTCTTTCCGAAAAAGTGTCGGCGCGCCTGAAGAAAGCCAATCTGGCCGGCAGGACGGTGGTGCTGAAGCTGAAATCCAAGGATTTCAGGACACGCACCCGCAACCGGCAGCTGGGTGACCCCACCCGTCTTGCCGACCGCATCTTCGCCACCGGCCTCGAACTTATGCGCAGGGAAATCGACGGTACGAAGTACCGGCTTCTGGGCATCGGCGTGTCGGATCTGTGCGATGCCGAAAAGGCCGATCCTCCGGATCTCGTCGACACCCGCTCGCACAAGCGCGCCCTTGCCGAAGGCGCTATCGACGTGCTGCGAAACAAATTCGGTAATGGTGCCGTCGAGACGGGCTACACTTTCGGCCGTGGCCATCGCGGCAAGCCCACCCGCCCCGGCGAGGAAGACGAGCCGGAGGTGCGCCATCCCTGGGAGCGGATCTGA
- a CDS encoding ion transporter, protein MNNDAEDVQLTGLAAIRDGLRKLYHGNSPAAFRFQVATIVVDLAIIIFFILTPVLQETPSFLWIDYLVAALVAADMAGRLLASTDMLRLIRQPTSWIDIFILLTLLFPQALANLAFLRILRLWSLSRSGTLWRHFEMKRLRPWREASHAVVNLLTFLFVVTGFVYTFFFRNGSGFEGYVDAMYVTVATVTTTGFGDIVLPGVAGKLTAIVTMIIGITLFVRLARALFRPNKVFFPCPRCGLQRHEPDAIHCKACGKVLNIPDDND, encoded by the coding sequence ATGAACAACGACGCCGAAGACGTGCAACTGACCGGTCTTGCCGCCATCCGGGATGGGCTGCGAAAGCTTTACCACGGCAATTCGCCGGCTGCGTTCCGCTTCCAGGTCGCCACCATCGTGGTCGATCTGGCCATCATCATTTTTTTCATCCTGACGCCGGTGTTGCAGGAAACGCCCAGCTTCCTGTGGATCGACTATCTGGTCGCCGCCCTTGTCGCTGCGGACATGGCCGGCAGGCTGCTCGCCTCCACGGACATGTTGCGGCTGATCCGCCAGCCCACCTCCTGGATCGACATCTTCATCCTGCTGACGCTGCTGTTTCCGCAGGCGCTCGCCAATCTGGCGTTCCTGCGCATATTGCGCCTGTGGTCGCTGTCACGCAGCGGCACATTGTGGCGTCATTTCGAGATGAAACGGCTGCGGCCATGGCGCGAGGCCAGCCATGCGGTCGTCAATCTGCTGACCTTTCTGTTCGTGGTTACGGGCTTCGTCTACACATTCTTCTTCCGTAACGGCTCCGGCTTTGAAGGCTATGTGGATGCCATGTATGTGACGGTTGCGACCGTCACGACGACGGGCTTTGGTGACATCGTGTTGCCCGGCGTCGCCGGCAAGCTGACGGCTATCGTCACCATGATCATCGGCATTACTTTGTTTGTGCGGCTGGCGCGGGCGCTGTTTCGGCCCAACAAGGTGTTTTTCCCCTGTCCGCGCTGCGGCCTGCAAAGGCATGAGCCTGACGCCATCCATTGCAAGGCCTGCGGCAAGGTTCTCAACATTCCTGACGACAACGACTGA